From a single Halogeometricum sp. S3BR5-2 genomic region:
- the rhcF gene encoding 2,4-diketo-3-deoxy-L-rhamnonate hydrolase (part of the rhamnose catabolism pathway): MQFTRYTNGGGPQWGVRRDDDIVPLAGLREDVSYENLTSPGFLRLVEDAVEAAEDEAIPTSEAKLLAPVPRPGKIVCVGLNYHDHAEEQDEEIPERPLLFGKSDTSVTNPEDPIVHPADVDQVDYEVELGIVVGRTAKDVSAEDASEYLAGYTAVNDVSARDAQFEDEQFFRGKSYDTFAPMGPTLVPEGELNPNELDVACRVNGETKQESNTEEFIFDVGEVVEYISGITTLRPGDVISTGTPGGVGIFRDPPELLEPGDTVEIEVEGIGTLTNPVVAERE; this comes from the coding sequence ATGCAGTTCACCCGATACACGAACGGCGGCGGTCCGCAGTGGGGCGTGCGCCGCGACGACGACATCGTACCGCTGGCCGGACTCCGAGAGGACGTCTCCTACGAGAACCTCACCAGCCCCGGCTTCCTCCGCCTCGTCGAGGACGCCGTCGAAGCCGCCGAGGACGAGGCGATTCCGACGTCCGAAGCGAAGCTCCTCGCGCCGGTCCCGCGTCCGGGGAAGATCGTCTGCGTCGGCCTCAACTACCACGACCACGCCGAGGAGCAGGACGAGGAGATACCCGAGCGACCGCTCCTGTTCGGGAAGTCCGACACGTCGGTGACGAACCCCGAAGACCCCATCGTCCACCCCGCCGACGTCGACCAGGTCGACTACGAAGTCGAGTTGGGCATCGTCGTGGGCCGGACGGCCAAAGACGTCTCCGCGGAGGATGCTTCCGAGTACCTCGCCGGTTACACCGCCGTCAACGACGTGAGCGCACGCGACGCCCAGTTCGAGGACGAGCAGTTCTTCCGCGGGAAGAGCTACGACACGTTCGCCCCCATGGGGCCGACGCTCGTCCCCGAGGGCGAACTGAACCCGAACGAACTCGACGTGGCCTGCCGGGTCAACGGCGAGACGAAGCAGGAGTCGAACACCGAGGAGTTCATCTTCGACGTCGGAGAGGTCGTCGAGTACATCAGCGGCATCACGACGCTGCGACCCGGCGACGTCATCTCGACGGGGACGCCCGGCGGCGTCGGCATCTTCCGCGACCCGCCCGAACTGCTCGAACCCGGCGACACCGTCGAAATCGAGGTCGAGGGAATCGGGACGCTGACGAATCCCGTCGTCGCCGAACGGGAGTAA